The genomic interval ATTATTTGGAATACCAATAGAAGGAGAAGTTGGAGCTGCTAAAACTAAGTTATCGATATCATTTTTGAAATAATCAAACGCTAACGTTAAACGATTGTTCATGAATCCTAAATCTACACCAAAGTCAACTTTAGTAGAAGTTTCCCACTGTAATAGAGGATTACTAAACTGATAGTAACCAATACCATTTGATGGACCGTAAGGTGAACCAATTGTAAGATCTTTTGAAGGATAAGCTGCACCATTTAATACATCAACGTTACCTACTTCAGAATAAGAACCTCTGAATTTCAAATCAGAAAGCACACCGCTAATTCCTTCCATAAAACTTTCTTTAGAAACTGTCCATCCTGCAGAAACTCCAGGGAAGTTGTGGTATCTAACATCAGATTCGAATTGTGAAATTCCGTCACGTCTAAGAGAAGCCTGTAAGAAGTATTTTTCTTTAAAGTTATAAGTAAAACGACCTAAGTAAGAAATAATACCTTTTTCTGAAATTCCACCACCTGCATCTTTAGTATTGAAAGTATTTGTTACAAGATTCTCATCAAAGAAATCACTGATAATGTCACTTCCTTGCCCCCATAACAATTTGTCTCTAGATTTTTGGTATTCAGCAACTCCTGTTAAACCAATGTTGTGATTTTCAGCAAAAGTATGTTTGTAGTTCAAGATATTTTGCCAGTTCCATCTTAAAAGGTTTCTGTTATCTTGGTAAACTAAACCATTAGATCCACGTCCATCACCATGAATAGGGTTCCAATATTGAAAACCATCAGTCATTGCGTTATCAGCACTTACCTGTAATTTATAACTTAAGTCTGAAGTAATTTGCGCATTTGCATAAGCACTTGCGATAATTCTCGTTGTTGTAGATTTATATTTGTTGTGATCTAAAACATATAAAATGTTTGTAATGTTATCTCCAACCGCTGCTGTATTATCCCACTGTCCAACTGTAGCATTATTTGCTGAAAGGTTGTAACCTGTTGGATCTAAAGCATCATAAATTGGGGTATTAGGCAATTGTCTGATAGTATTAAAGATGTTTCCAGAAAGACCACTAGCATTACTGTTCAATCCATCATACTCTGTTCTACTTACAGCTAAGTTTGTACCAATACTTAACCATTTGTTTATATTTTGATCAACGTTTGCTCTAATAGAATATTTTTTCATACTATTAGCCAAGTTAATACCATCCATATCAGAAAGACCTAAAGACAAATAGTATTTAGTTTTTTCAGATCCTCCGCTAAAATTAAGATTATGCGTTACTTGTGGAGCATTTCTTAAAACTGCTGCTTGCCAATCTGTATTGTATGTATTACCAACTGCCCAAGGAGTTTGTCCTGCATTTGTTCTTTTCTCATTAGAAATCACTAAGAAATCAGGAGTTTCTAACAAGTCATATTTTTTAGCAGCACTTGCAACACCAAAAACACTTGAATAACTTACTTTTAAAGCACCTTTTTTACCGCTTTTAGTTGTAATTAAAATTACCCCATTTGCTGCACGAGATCCGTAAATTGCTGTAGCAGCACCATCTTTTAACACATCAAAAGACTCGATATCTTCTGGGTTGATATCTGCTAAACCATTTGTAGCAGAAACACCTCCAATATCACCAGAGTAAATTGGCACACCATCTACAACAATTAAAGGCTCTGTACTACCAGAAATAGATCCAATACCTCTAATTCTAATTTTTGGTGCAGCACCAAGAAGACCAGTATTTGTTAAAACCTGAACCCCTGTTGCTCTACCTGCTAAAACACCTTCGAAAGATGGAGTAACCAAGTTAGAAATGTCTTTTCCGGCAATTTTAGAAATAGATCCTGTTACCTCTTTTCTTTTCTGTACACCGTAACCAACAACCACAACTTCATTCATTAATTGTGCCTCAGACTCCAATTCAACGCTAATTGTGTTAGATGTTCCTACAGTAACATTTTTATTATTCATACCCACGTAAGAAAAAATCAAAACATCTCCTGTTTTAGCTTTGATAGAATAGCTTCCGTCAAAATCTGTTTGAGTACTTGTTTTAGATCCTTTCACTTGGACATTTACACCTGGAACAACACCTGTTTTATCAGATACCTTTCCAGTTACAGTTCTCTCCTGAGCAAAAGAAAACTGCATAGACAACGCTACAAGGAGCGTACAAATCCATTTTAATTTTAATTTCATTTTAAGTTATTTTGAATTAGTATTTCGCAAACATCATAATTATTTCTTAAAATACCAAGCCGTTTATTAACGCTTTCTAATGTTATTTTAATGTTTCCTTAACACTTAAAATAAATAAAGCAACAATTTCACGCTTATACGTAGTTATATTTAACAAAACGGTTAAAAACGTTCTTTTTATCACTTTCTAATTTTAACAAATAATTAACATTTTAAAGTGTAACAAATCGCATTTTTTTAAGTTACAAACATGATATTTATAAATAATATCTTAACAAAAAGTTAATGGGGAAAATTTTTTAATCTTGCTTTTCGTCATTTTCGTCTTCTAAATTCTTTCATTCATAGAAAAAAGAAATATTCATTCTCTTCCATATTAAAGAAAATCATTACGTTTTTATCTGATTCTCAGATTCTAAAATCTAAAAAAAATGTTCCACAGCTAAAACAACAAAACCAACATAAAGAGTTCTTTTCTTACAAAAAAAAACTAAATTATTATAAAACCACATTTAGATATTTTTTTAGAACTTTATTTTTTAGGTCAATTTTCAAAAAATCATAATATTTGCGATTCAAAAGAAAATAAAATGCTCGAAAAAAATTTCTCAGGATTTATTTTAGAAACTGGAACTGACGAAGCTGGCCGTGGATGTCTTGCGGGTCCAGTTACAGCCGCAGCTATAATTTTACCAGAACATTTTGAGAATCAAATATTAAACGACAGTAAACAGCTGTCTGAAAAAACTAGAGCGCTTTTAAGACCAATTATAGAAAAAGAAGCTTTATGTTTTGCGGTTACTCATTTATTTCCAGATGAAATTGATGAAATAAACATTTTAAACGCTTCTATGAAAGGAATGCAAGAATGCATTTTAAAACTAAAGCATATTCCAGAATATATTATAGTGGATGGAAATCGCGCTATAAATGCAAAGCTAGGACTCAAAAATACGTTTGGAAAAATATTTACCGCTGAAGAAATTTCGTTACTAAAATCAATTCCAAATCAGAGTATTATAAAAGGAGATGGAAAATATTTAAGCATTGCTGCCGCTTCTGTACTTGCCAAAACCTATCGTGATGAATATATGGATCAAATTCATGAAGAATTTCCAATGTACAATTGGAAAAAAAACAAAGGCTATCCGACTAAAGAACATCGAGAAGCAATTAAAAAATATGGCACTACAAAATACCACAGAATGAGTTTTAGGCTTTTGCCAGAACAACTCGAATTAAATTTTTTCGAATAAAAAAAACGACCTAAAATTAGGTCGCTTTTTTTAACTAATTGCTAGTCACTTTTTACTATTCACTATTTATTATCACTTCTTACTTTTCAGAAATTCTGCAAACTGTTTTGTATCGTAATAAAAAGGTCTAACTGCTGTTATTTTTCCATTTTTTAAATCAAAATGCTCAGAAATTGGCATCGACATCGTTTTTCCTGATTTTTTAGATTTACAACTTATTGTAAAATAAATAATAATTTCATTTTTAGAAGCATCACTAAAATAAGTTGGTTCTTTCTCTATTTGTAATTCAAAAAATTCTGTTGATTTGGCAAACATTTTAGTCCATTCGCTAAAACCAACAAAAGTTCCACCATAAGGCAAACCCGTCGCTTGATAATAAGTCGCTCCATCTTCTATCAAAGTTGCCATTGCATCAAAATCTCTTGTTTTAAAAAGACATTCATAGTACTTTGCAACTACTTTTATATTGTCAGCTTCTAGATTTTTCAGAAGATCAGCTTCAGACAAAGCAGCATCTTTATCCCAAAAACCAATAATTTTACTTACTTGTCCTTTTCCATTTAATCTTGCGAAATCTCGACCACCTATTATAAGCTTATTTTTCGAGTCGACAATTTTCCATTCCCAAGTCACATAATTATCTTTTACAATCTTTGGACCTGATGATAAAATAGCATCTGGAAATTTTTTATAAAATTCATTTATCACATTATTAAAAGCTGCCGTTCCTTTTATCGATGCCGAAGGATCTTCAAAAGTACTGTCTTCGAGCCAAATCGATTTAATCATTTTCAATCGAGCATCACTATTTTTCTCCTGCCATGCTTTTTCGTAAGCAGTAATTGGATATAATTTATCTTTCTTCTGAGCAAAAAGACCATTAAGAATAAATAGAAAACATAATAAGTAGATTTTTCTCATAAGGAATTTGGTTAGATTTGATTAAACTTTACTTGCGATGTTTTCAAATTTAGCACAAATACACTAGACAATTACATAAGTTATATAATTTAGCATCCTTTCAAAATCTTAACTTTTGCCAATTGTTTTTTCATTTTTTTGAAATATATTTTTGTAAAAAACCGATTTCTATTTAATTATTCAAACTCTATTTCAAATTCAAAAAAGAGCTTTTAGAATGAAAATATTGCATTTTTTAAGAGAAAAAACAAAAAAACCACTCCAAAAACTAGAAGCGGCTTATAATATTTAGAAGTTTATTTTAGATGAATTCTGCTTCAAATAAATCTTTTAAATGTTTAATAATTTTGGCTTTTACTTCTTCTTCGTCAACTTTTTGAACACCAAGTTCAACGTTTAAAGAAGTAACGCCTTTTCCGCGAATACCGCACGGAATAATATTGTCAAAATATCCTAAATCTACATTTACATTTAAGGCAAATCCATGCATGGTTACCCATCGTGACGCGCGAACGCCCATTGCGCAAATTTTACGTGCAAATGGAGTTCCTGCACCAAGCCAAACTCCAGTTTCGCCTTCGCTTCTGCCCGATTCTAAACCGTATTCTGCTAATGTCAGGATAATAGATTCTTCTAGAAAACGCAAATATTTATGAATATCGGTAAAGAAGTTTTCTAGATCCAAAATAGGATAACCTACAATTTGTCCAGGCCCGTGATACGTAATATCACCACCACGATTTATTTTGTAGAAAGTCGCTCCTTTGGCTTCTAGTTGTTTTTCGTTTAATAATAAGTTTTCTAAATCGCCGCTTTTACCCAAGGTATAAACGTGCGGATGCTCAACAAACAATAAATAATTTGGAGTTGGCAGATCAAGTTCTTCTCTTCTGTTCTTGATTTTTAAATCGACTATATCTTTGAAAATTTCTTCTTGATATTCCCAAGTCGATTTATAATCTCTTTTTCCCAGATCCTGAAGTTGGATATTTTTGTTCATTTTAATTATTTTTCAAACTCAACATCAAAGTTAAGTTTGTCTGGATTCTCCATATAATCCGTAAAAGAGTATTGAATGGTAAGTGATTTTCGATCGTCGCTAAACAAAGCGTTTGGATTAGAGACTTTCTTTATTTTTTTTGGAAAATGATATTTTACAATATAATTAGAAGATGCAAACATCATTTTAGACATATCTCCAGCAGAATCTTTAGGTTTTGCAGCCAATTTTTGCTGATCGATTACTGCTTTTCTTGTAAATTTCTTTCCGTCGTAAGTGTAACTTAATTTACTGTTATTATCTCCAAAACCACTTCCAAGCGGACTTGCGCCAGCTCCGCCTTCTAGTTTTTGAAATGTGCTTAAAGTTTGAAGAATATCTTGTAATTCGTTTACATTTTTAAAATCGGTTCCTAAAGTCATTAAAAACTGCTTTTTGGAAGAACTCATTTTGGTCGTTACAACAAAGTTTTCTAGTTTTTTAAGTTCTTTTTGAGTTTCAGGAGACAATTTGGCAATACTGTCTTTTTTCTGTTCAAATAATTGCTTGAATGTAAAAGTCGAATCGATATCTTTTTTAGCATCTTCTCCCATTTGACCAGCAATCTGATCTCCAGCCATTTCCATTAAAGAAGAACCATCCATATCTACAGAAAATTTTCCAGTTCCGTTGTCATTGATGTAAATGTTTTCGGTAAAAGTACAGCTCGTCAATGTTGCTATTAAAAAAGAAAAACTAAGTAATTTATATAATTTCATCGTAGTACAATTTTTTATCAAAGATACGAAGACTATTTTTAAAAATACATCTTATTAAAAACCTCTAATTATTGTTCAAACTCCACTTTGAAACCAAAATCCACACTGCTTTCCTGCATATTCTCTAGCGGAATTTCGACAATAAAACTTTTTCTATCTGATGCTATCACTGCATTTTTGATTGAAATAGTTTTAATCTTTTTAGGAAAGTGATATTCTGCTATATATTTACATTCTTTCAGCATTTCATTCATTTGTTTTGAGAACGGATCATCACTCTTTTCTTTCTTAGCTTCTTTTTTCTTTTTAGTTTTTTTGTCGTCTTTAGAAGATGTTACCGATTTAATAAAAACTTTTCCATCATAAAAAATGGTGGTATTAGACTTTTCTTCAGGTTTTGGCGCGGCACTTAAAGCTCCTAATCTTTTTTTGTCTGTCGCCGCCAACGCTTCTAAACTTTCGGCAGGTGTTGCAATAGTTTTAAAATCTGTTCCTTTAGGAAAATCAATAGACATAGTGTATTCGAATTGCTTTTTCTCGTCGTTTACTTTCATGCTAACTTTAAAATTCTCCAAAATTTTAAGTTTCTCTTTTTCTTTCTCCAGCATCTCGATTTTCTCTTTATCTGCATTTGGCAATTTAGAAATACTGTCACTTAACTTGTTAAGCATATCTTTGAAGGTAAAAGTAGTATCTACAATTTTATTGACTTTCGTAGAATCTGTTTTTTTCATCCCCATTTTATACATCGGAGACATATCAAATCCATAAGAAAAAGTTCCGGATCCGTCTTCGTTCATCACGACCTTTTCTTTAAGCGTACAGCTTGCAACACAAAAAACAATAAAAAAACTAAGTAGAATTCTTTTCATAAAAATAGATTTAGGTTATATGGCGAAGATACCTTCTTTTAAAAATTATTTGAAGTTTTATTCTAAAATCACTTCCAAATTTGTTATTTCAGGATTTTGGGAAAAATCAGAAAGCAAAAATTCTAATGTTAAAGATTTTTTGTCTGAACTGATGACTGCTTTTGAATTTGAAACTGATTTTATTTTAAAAGGAAAATGATACTTTAAAATATAATTTTGAACCAATTTTGAAGAACCGTATTTAGTTAAGAATTTCTCCGATTCTTGTTTTGCTTTTTCTAATTCAGCAATATTTGTAATAGAAACAGAACGCTTGAAAATTTTTCCATCAAAATTATATTCTATTTTATAATAATGATTTT from Flavobacterium sp. YJ01 carries:
- the lipB gene encoding lipoyl(octanoyl) transferase LipB, giving the protein MNKNIQLQDLGKRDYKSTWEYQEEIFKDIVDLKIKNRREELDLPTPNYLLFVEHPHVYTLGKSGDLENLLLNEKQLEAKGATFYKINRGGDITYHGPGQIVGYPILDLENFFTDIHKYLRFLEESIILTLAEYGLESGRSEGETGVWLGAGTPFARKICAMGVRASRWVTMHGFALNVNVDLGYFDNIIPCGIRGKGVTSLNVELGVQKVDEEEVKAKIIKHLKDLFEAEFI
- a CDS encoding nuclear transport factor 2 family protein — translated: MRKIYLLCFLFILNGLFAQKKDKLYPITAYEKAWQEKNSDARLKMIKSIWLEDSTFEDPSASIKGTAAFNNVINEFYKKFPDAILSSGPKIVKDNYVTWEWKIVDSKNKLIIGGRDFARLNGKGQVSKIIGFWDKDAALSEADLLKNLEADNIKVVAKYYECLFKTRDFDAMATLIEDGATYYQATGLPYGGTFVGFSEWTKMFAKSTEFFELQIEKEPTYFSDASKNEIIIYFTISCKSKKSGKTMSMPISEHFDLKNGKITAVRPFYYDTKQFAEFLKSKK
- a CDS encoding TonB-dependent receptor, yielding MKLKLKWICTLLVALSMQFSFAQERTVTGKVSDKTGVVPGVNVQVKGSKTSTQTDFDGSYSIKAKTGDVLIFSYVGMNNKNVTVGTSNTISVELESEAQLMNEVVVVGYGVQKRKEVTGSISKIAGKDISNLVTPSFEGVLAGRATGVQVLTNTGLLGAAPKIRIRGIGSISGSTEPLIVVDGVPIYSGDIGGVSATNGLADINPEDIESFDVLKDGAATAIYGSRAANGVILITTKSGKKGALKVSYSSVFGVASAAKKYDLLETPDFLVISNEKRTNAGQTPWAVGNTYNTDWQAAVLRNAPQVTHNLNFSGGSEKTKYYLSLGLSDMDGINLANSMKKYSIRANVDQNINKWLSIGTNLAVSRTEYDGLNSNASGLSGNIFNTIRQLPNTPIYDALDPTGYNLSANNATVGQWDNTAAVGDNITNILYVLDHNKYKSTTTRIIASAYANAQITSDLSYKLQVSADNAMTDGFQYWNPIHGDGRGSNGLVYQDNRNLLRWNWQNILNYKHTFAENHNIGLTGVAEYQKSRDKLLWGQGSDIISDFFDENLVTNTFNTKDAGGGISEKGIISYLGRFTYNFKEKYFLQASLRRDGISQFESDVRYHNFPGVSAGWTVSKESFMEGISGVLSDLKFRGSYSEVGNVDVLNGAAYPSKDLTIGSPYGPSNGIGYYQFSNPLLQWETSTKVDFGVDLGFMNNRLTLAFDYFKNDIDNLVLAAPTSPSIGIPNNTVNQNVGKMYNQGYEFSLNFKAINTQNFSWDISSNLTLTKNKVTALYQGQSIVGGSSTDTNIAPNIIIAEGESINSLYGFKYWGVNSANGNPVYYKADGSLVQGNLNTQTYFKFDPNNPGGPMDTTTAATLSTADKRILGNTLPTYYGSVSSNMKYKNIDFGFMFRFSGGNDIFNSTRRELMNQNFNNNGTEILGRWQSAANPGDGWTPRLYASSNTFTNLSGSASTRFVEKGDFISLDNITLGYTLPKVLLDKIGVDTFRLFVQGQNIWLISDYKGLNPEMETSGVDINGTPRAKVVSVGLNVSL
- a CDS encoding ribonuclease HII, with protein sequence MLEKNFSGFILETGTDEAGRGCLAGPVTAAAIILPEHFENQILNDSKQLSEKTRALLRPIIEKEALCFAVTHLFPDEIDEINILNASMKGMQECILKLKHIPEYIIVDGNRAINAKLGLKNTFGKIFTAEEISLLKSIPNQSIIKGDGKYLSIAAASVLAKTYRDEYMDQIHEEFPMYNWKKNKGYPTKEHREAIKKYGTTKYHRMSFRLLPEQLELNFFE